The following proteins are co-located in the Pomacea canaliculata isolate SZHN2017 linkage group LG8, ASM307304v1, whole genome shotgun sequence genome:
- the LOC112570681 gene encoding uncharacterized protein LOC112570681 isoform X1, with amino-acid sequence MPRVVWSPRYLSSTFRSTIPSICSSLLLGAKRPDKLTGRKLWTMDKPNSNTKSPKKKTSPTQLQLPRPRNTRAEIRDPEAKDAKENYLNMTLEQKREFSACGPKDFKTLSDIPTWPEYYANLKTSKSKSAEKGTNISKYKVNEAFNKKLSLIRADITTLEVDAIVNAANQTLLGGGGVDGAIHAAAGKQLKKECATLGGCETGDAKITEGYKLPAKHVIHTVGPIGEIPDKLQSCYRASLNLVKENNLKSVAFPCISTGIYGYPVKAATDVALQTIREWLEKDKYADKIERIILCLFLKKDVEVYEQLLQVYFPLPEHGHSSDREADATTESPVKRVGTKGMKETSSDKKFEDAVNTSPPTKQPEDSPSAPKRKSPHSSE; translated from the exons ATGCCCCGAGTTGTCTGGTCGCCTCGCTACTTATCCTCGACATTTCGCAGCACAATTCCGTCCATTTGTTCATCTTTGCTGCTTGGTGCCAAACGGCCTGACAAACTAACTGGAAGGAAACTGTGGACTATGGATAAACCTAACTCGAACACCAAAAGtcccaagaaaaaaacaagtccAACACAGTTACAGTTGCCTCGACCTCGGAATACACGAGCAGAAATTAGAGACCCAGAAGCGAAAGATGCAAAAG AAAACTATCTGAACATGACACTGGAACAAAAACGAGAATTTTCTGCTTGTGGTCCCAAGGATTTCAAAACCCTTAGCGATATACCTACATGGCCAGAATATTATGCTAACTTGAAGACAAGTAAATCGAAGTCAGCAGAAAAAG GTACAAACATCAGCAAGTACAAAGTGAATGAGGCTTTCAACAAGAAGCTGTCATTGATCCGTGCAGATATCACCACACTGGAGGTTGATGCCATTGTAAATGCTGCCAATCAAACACTgcttggaggaggaggag TGGATGGAGCCATTCATGCAGCAGCAGGgaaacaactgaaaaaagaGTGTGCAACCCTTGGAGGCTGTGAGACTGGTGATGCCAAAATCACAGAGGGTTACAAGCTTCCTGCAAAGC ATGTTATACATACAGTGGGACCCATTGGTGAAATCCCTGACAAACTTCAAAGCTGCTATCGGGCTTCCCTTAATcttgtcaaagaaaacaatcttaaGTCTGTG gccTTTCCTTGCATTTCAACAGGAATATATG GTTACCCTGTGAAGGCAGCAACTGATGTGGCTCTGCAGACCATTAGGGAATGGTTAGAGAAAGACAAGTATGCTGACAAG ATTGAAAGAATCATCCTCTGCCTGTTCCTCAAGAAAGATGTGGAAGTGTATGAACAACTCCTTCAGGTTTACTTTCCCCTTCCAGAACATGGACACTCCAGTGACAGAGAGGCTGATGCTACAACAG AAAGCCCAGTGAAACGAGTTGGCACAAAAGGCATGAAAGAGACAAGTTCTGACAAAAAGTTTGAAGATGCAGTCAACACCAGCCCACCCACTAAACAGCCAGAGGACAGTCCTTCTGCTCCTAAACGAAAGTCACCCCATAGCTCCGAATGA
- the LOC112570681 gene encoding uncharacterized protein LOC112570681 isoform X2 — MPRVVWSPRYLSSTFRSTIPSICSSLLLGAKRPDKLTGRKLWTMDKPNSNTKSPKKKTSPTQLQLPRPRNTRAEIRDPEAKDAKENYLNMTLEQKREFSACGPKDFKTLSDIPTWPEYYANLKTSKSKSAEKGTNISKYKVNEAFNKKLSLIRADITTLEVDAIVNAANQTLLGGGGVDGAIHAAAGKQLKKECATLGGCETGDAKITEGYKLPAKHVIHTVGPIGEIPDKLQSCYRASLNLVKENNLKSVAFPCISTGIYGYPVKAATDVALQTIREWLEKDKYADKIERIILCLFLKKDVEVYEQLLQVYFPLPEHGHSSDREADATTEKARDETDTSQA; from the exons ATGCCCCGAGTTGTCTGGTCGCCTCGCTACTTATCCTCGACATTTCGCAGCACAATTCCGTCCATTTGTTCATCTTTGCTGCTTGGTGCCAAACGGCCTGACAAACTAACTGGAAGGAAACTGTGGACTATGGATAAACCTAACTCGAACACCAAAAGtcccaagaaaaaaacaagtccAACACAGTTACAGTTGCCTCGACCTCGGAATACACGAGCAGAAATTAGAGACCCAGAAGCGAAAGATGCAAAAG AAAACTATCTGAACATGACACTGGAACAAAAACGAGAATTTTCTGCTTGTGGTCCCAAGGATTTCAAAACCCTTAGCGATATACCTACATGGCCAGAATATTATGCTAACTTGAAGACAAGTAAATCGAAGTCAGCAGAAAAAG GTACAAACATCAGCAAGTACAAAGTGAATGAGGCTTTCAACAAGAAGCTGTCATTGATCCGTGCAGATATCACCACACTGGAGGTTGATGCCATTGTAAATGCTGCCAATCAAACACTgcttggaggaggaggag TGGATGGAGCCATTCATGCAGCAGCAGGgaaacaactgaaaaaagaGTGTGCAACCCTTGGAGGCTGTGAGACTGGTGATGCCAAAATCACAGAGGGTTACAAGCTTCCTGCAAAGC ATGTTATACATACAGTGGGACCCATTGGTGAAATCCCTGACAAACTTCAAAGCTGCTATCGGGCTTCCCTTAATcttgtcaaagaaaacaatcttaaGTCTGTG gccTTTCCTTGCATTTCAACAGGAATATATG GTTACCCTGTGAAGGCAGCAACTGATGTGGCTCTGCAGACCATTAGGGAATGGTTAGAGAAAGACAAGTATGCTGACAAG ATTGAAAGAATCATCCTCTGCCTGTTCCTCAAGAAAGATGTGGAAGTGTATGAACAACTCCTTCAGGTTTACTTTCCCCTTCCAGAACATGGACACTCCAGTGACAGAGAGGCTGATGCTACAACAG AGAAGGCAAGGGATGAGACTGATACTTCACAGGCTTGA
- the LOC112570681 gene encoding uncharacterized protein LOC112570681 isoform X3: protein MPRVVWSPRYLSSTFRSTIPSICSSLLLGAKRPDKLTGRKLWTMDKPNSNTKSPKKKTSPTQLQLPRPRNTRAEIRDPEAKDAKENYLNMTLEQKREFSACGPKDFKTLSDIPTWPEYYANLKTSKSKSAEKGTNISKYKVNEAFNKKLSLIRADITTLEVDAIVNAANQTLLGGGGVDGAIHAAAGKQLKKECATLGGCETGDAKITEGYKLPAKHVIHTVGPIGEIPDKLQSCYRASLNLVKENNLKSVAFPCISTGIYGYPVKAATDVALQTIREWLEKDKYADKIERIILCLFLKKDVEVYEQLLQVYFPLPEHGHSSDREADATTDPVMVPQPTSRL from the exons ATGCCCCGAGTTGTCTGGTCGCCTCGCTACTTATCCTCGACATTTCGCAGCACAATTCCGTCCATTTGTTCATCTTTGCTGCTTGGTGCCAAACGGCCTGACAAACTAACTGGAAGGAAACTGTGGACTATGGATAAACCTAACTCGAACACCAAAAGtcccaagaaaaaaacaagtccAACACAGTTACAGTTGCCTCGACCTCGGAATACACGAGCAGAAATTAGAGACCCAGAAGCGAAAGATGCAAAAG AAAACTATCTGAACATGACACTGGAACAAAAACGAGAATTTTCTGCTTGTGGTCCCAAGGATTTCAAAACCCTTAGCGATATACCTACATGGCCAGAATATTATGCTAACTTGAAGACAAGTAAATCGAAGTCAGCAGAAAAAG GTACAAACATCAGCAAGTACAAAGTGAATGAGGCTTTCAACAAGAAGCTGTCATTGATCCGTGCAGATATCACCACACTGGAGGTTGATGCCATTGTAAATGCTGCCAATCAAACACTgcttggaggaggaggag TGGATGGAGCCATTCATGCAGCAGCAGGgaaacaactgaaaaaagaGTGTGCAACCCTTGGAGGCTGTGAGACTGGTGATGCCAAAATCACAGAGGGTTACAAGCTTCCTGCAAAGC ATGTTATACATACAGTGGGACCCATTGGTGAAATCCCTGACAAACTTCAAAGCTGCTATCGGGCTTCCCTTAATcttgtcaaagaaaacaatcttaaGTCTGTG gccTTTCCTTGCATTTCAACAGGAATATATG GTTACCCTGTGAAGGCAGCAACTGATGTGGCTCTGCAGACCATTAGGGAATGGTTAGAGAAAGACAAGTATGCTGACAAG ATTGAAAGAATCATCCTCTGCCTGTTCCTCAAGAAAGATGTGGAAGTGTATGAACAACTCCTTCAGGTTTACTTTCCCCTTCCAGAACATGGACACTCCAGTGACAGAGAGGCTGATGCTACAACAG ACCCTGTGATGGTGCCACAACCCACATCTCGCCTGTAA
- the LOC112570681 gene encoding uncharacterized protein LOC112570681 isoform X4: protein MTLEQKREFSACGPKDFKTLSDIPTWPEYYANLKTSKSKSAEKGTNISKYKVNEAFNKKLSLIRADITTLEVDAIVNAANQTLLGGGGVDGAIHAAAGKQLKKECATLGGCETGDAKITEGYKLPAKHVIHTVGPIGEIPDKLQSCYRASLNLVKENNLKSVAFPCISTGIYGYPVKAATDVALQTIREWLEKDKYADKIERIILCLFLKKDVEVYEQLLQVYFPLPEHGHSSDREADATTESPVKRVGTKGMKETSSDKKFEDAVNTSPPTKQPEDSPSAPKRKSPHSSE from the exons ATGACACTGGAACAAAAACGAGAATTTTCTGCTTGTGGTCCCAAGGATTTCAAAACCCTTAGCGATATACCTACATGGCCAGAATATTATGCTAACTTGAAGACAAGTAAATCGAAGTCAGCAGAAAAAG GTACAAACATCAGCAAGTACAAAGTGAATGAGGCTTTCAACAAGAAGCTGTCATTGATCCGTGCAGATATCACCACACTGGAGGTTGATGCCATTGTAAATGCTGCCAATCAAACACTgcttggaggaggaggag TGGATGGAGCCATTCATGCAGCAGCAGGgaaacaactgaaaaaagaGTGTGCAACCCTTGGAGGCTGTGAGACTGGTGATGCCAAAATCACAGAGGGTTACAAGCTTCCTGCAAAGC ATGTTATACATACAGTGGGACCCATTGGTGAAATCCCTGACAAACTTCAAAGCTGCTATCGGGCTTCCCTTAATcttgtcaaagaaaacaatcttaaGTCTGTG gccTTTCCTTGCATTTCAACAGGAATATATG GTTACCCTGTGAAGGCAGCAACTGATGTGGCTCTGCAGACCATTAGGGAATGGTTAGAGAAAGACAAGTATGCTGACAAG ATTGAAAGAATCATCCTCTGCCTGTTCCTCAAGAAAGATGTGGAAGTGTATGAACAACTCCTTCAGGTTTACTTTCCCCTTCCAGAACATGGACACTCCAGTGACAGAGAGGCTGATGCTACAACAG AAAGCCCAGTGAAACGAGTTGGCACAAAAGGCATGAAAGAGACAAGTTCTGACAAAAAGTTTGAAGATGCAGTCAACACCAGCCCACCCACTAAACAGCCAGAGGACAGTCCTTCTGCTCCTAAACGAAAGTCACCCCATAGCTCCGAATGA